One genomic region from Sulfurimonas sp. encodes:
- a CDS encoding TIGR00282 family metallophosphoesterase: MRVVFIGDIVGRPGRDMLKEHLKKIREEYKVDFVIANYENASHGFGVTSKNANELLSYGVDCMTGGNHSWDKKDVEVLFDTHEILRPHNYPDEVGGTGCKVYEIAGEKLGVLNLMGHYSMPLVDNAFRKAKQSVKELKEQGVENIFVDFHAEATSEKRAMMILLQGKVSGIIGTHTHVSTDDFQIANGTAYLSDIGLTGCRDNVIGMDSKVPLKQFLTGLRGHFDVPKKCKKILQIAIMDFSNGKCSNAFKLKYFCDGRVIKTQAWIEE; the protein is encoded by the coding sequence ATGAGAGTTGTGTTTATAGGCGATATAGTTGGTCGCCCTGGAAGAGATATGCTAAAAGAGCATCTGAAGAAAATAAGAGAAGAATATAAAGTTGATTTTGTAATAGCAAACTATGAAAATGCATCTCATGGTTTTGGAGTGACTTCTAAAAATGCTAATGAACTTCTTTCTTATGGAGTTGACTGTATGACAGGAGGTAATCACTCTTGGGATAAAAAAGATGTAGAGGTACTTTTTGATACACATGAAATACTAAGACCGCATAACTATCCTGATGAAGTTGGCGGAACTGGCTGTAAAGTTTATGAAATTGCGGGAGAAAAGCTAGGTGTTTTAAATTTAATGGGACACTACTCAATGCCACTTGTTGATAATGCTTTTAGAAAGGCTAAACAGAGTGTAAAAGAATTAAAAGAGCAGGGTGTTGAAAATATCTTTGTAGATTTTCATGCAGAAGCGACAAGTGAGAAACGAGCAATGATGATTTTACTTCAAGGTAAAGTGAGTGGTATCATCGGTACTCATACTCATGTAAGTACAGATGATTTTCAAATAGCTAATGGAACAGCTTATTTAAGTGATATTGGTTTAACTGGTTGTAGAGATAATGTTATAGGAATGGATTCCAAAGTTCCACTAAAGCAGTTCTTAACCGGCTTGAGAGGACATTTTGATGTGCCAAAAAAATGTAAAAAAATACTTCAAATAGCTATTATGGATTTTAGTAATGGCAAATGTTCTAATGCTTTTAAATTAAAATATTTTTGTGATGGTAGAGTTATAAAAACGCAAGCTTGGATAGAAGAATAA
- a CDS encoding DEAD/DEAH box helicase → MSQNILFEYFKENKNDDIEVLICEDFKEAQNLQSVANFFNKEVVVFPDFRPSYGDDLRVYTQELHQLFSALKLYNTYKKKPLIISPLKTLLFNLPHESLLQQITIEFGSSINLKSFKEQMLFWGYSFVDMVQVEGEISFRGDIIDIYTPNSKMPIRISLFDEEIEQIKQFELESQRTLKEELDTLVIAPAFYSLNEDEFNAIDEKVKESEFDSLVKDVASLGFWYLEDKASNFVHNKKVKLIRNLDTLLVDAYALNNPIVPRDSFNVEILTSSDNYKELIVTNVLTLIKVHKDKKITIIAANEALMKQVGLFNLNNIKEIYAPYILNILTKDELIISLNKADKIRRRRKSSIMLDDLKTGDYVVHEDYGVGIFEKIEQTEILGGIKDFIVIKYVGDDKILLPVENLDFIDRYIASGGSTPMLDRLGKGSFGKLKEKVKKRLMEIAGQIVNTAAARELIKAPKMSIAKSHLKDFQKLAGFVYTDDQSKSVEEIISQMSSGHIMDRLLSGDVGFGKTEVALNVIFTAFKSGFQSALIVPTTLLSAQHYRSLDERFADLGLRYAKLDRFVSTKDKKNVIKGLASGEIDVVVGTHSLFGLTFKNLGVVIIDEEHKFGVKQKEKIKEIYHNVHLLSMSATPIPRSLNQALSSIKTMSQLLTPPSERQGVRTFVKEYNEKLIKEVILRELRRGGQIFYVHNSIDHMPIKLGELKAILPDLRIVMLHSKISAIQTEKELLKFEAGEYDLMIATSIIESGIHMPKVNTMIIDGADRFGIADLHQLRGRVGRGHVEGFAYFIVQDKQNITDEAKKRLLALESNSFLGSGSVLAYHDLEIRGGGNLVGDAQSGHIKNIGYSLYLRMLEDAIKLLSNTMESERAKVDIKLSISAYISDEVVKEDRLRLDIYRRLSQCEESVEIYEIEEEIIDRFGELDNPTKQFFELMVIKLLSLEKKIKSIMNYGQNITISYTNNSKESIKSNSKDDDDIIKAVLFYLRNNKPKVL, encoded by the coding sequence ATGTCACAAAACATACTATTTGAATATTTTAAAGAAAATAAGAACGATGATATAGAAGTTTTAATATGTGAAGATTTTAAAGAGGCTCAAAACTTACAAAGCGTAGCAAATTTTTTTAACAAAGAAGTTGTTGTTTTTCCAGATTTTAGACCGAGTTATGGAGATGATTTGCGTGTTTACACACAAGAACTTCATCAACTTTTCTCAGCATTAAAATTATATAACACATATAAAAAAAAGCCCTTAATCATTTCTCCGTTAAAAACATTACTGTTTAATCTTCCACATGAATCTTTACTTCAACAAATAACAATAGAATTTGGCTCAAGTATTAATCTAAAATCATTTAAAGAACAGATGCTGTTTTGGGGTTATAGTTTTGTTGATATGGTTCAAGTTGAAGGGGAAATATCTTTTCGTGGAGATATTATAGATATATACACTCCAAATTCAAAAATGCCTATACGAATATCTCTTTTTGATGAAGAGATAGAACAGATAAAACAGTTTGAATTAGAATCACAAAGAACGCTAAAAGAAGAACTAGATACTCTCGTTATTGCTCCAGCTTTTTATTCTTTAAATGAAGATGAATTTAATGCAATAGATGAAAAAGTAAAAGAAAGTGAGTTTGACTCTTTAGTAAAAGATGTTGCATCTTTGGGTTTTTGGTATTTAGAGGATAAGGCTTCAAATTTTGTACATAACAAAAAAGTAAAACTAATCAGAAACTTAGATACTTTACTTGTAGATGCATATGCATTAAATAATCCTATTGTTCCAAGGGATAGTTTTAATGTAGAAATTTTGACAAGTAGCGATAATTATAAAGAATTGATTGTTACAAATGTCCTTACTCTTATCAAAGTTCATAAAGATAAAAAGATAACAATTATCGCGGCAAATGAAGCTCTTATGAAACAAGTTGGGCTTTTTAATTTAAATAATATAAAAGAGATATATGCACCATATATTTTAAACATTCTTACTAAAGATGAACTAATAATCTCTTTAAATAAAGCAGATAAAATAAGGCGAAGAAGAAAAAGTTCCATAATGCTTGATGATTTAAAAACTGGTGATTATGTTGTGCATGAAGATTATGGTGTTGGAATATTTGAAAAGATAGAGCAAACAGAAATTTTAGGTGGGATAAAAGATTTTATAGTTATCAAGTATGTTGGTGATGATAAAATACTTTTACCTGTTGAGAACTTAGACTTTATAGACCGCTACATTGCATCTGGCGGTTCTACACCTATGCTTGATAGACTTGGTAAAGGAAGCTTTGGTAAGTTAAAAGAAAAAGTCAAAAAACGACTTATGGAGATAGCTGGTCAGATTGTAAATACAGCAGCAGCAAGAGAACTTATAAAAGCACCAAAAATGAGTATTGCAAAATCTCACCTGAAAGATTTTCAAAAACTTGCAGGTTTTGTTTATACGGATGATCAGAGTAAATCGGTTGAGGAGATAATATCTCAGATGTCTAGTGGTCATATAATGGATAGACTTTTAAGTGGTGATGTTGGTTTTGGTAAAACCGAAGTTGCATTAAATGTGATATTTACAGCTTTTAAATCAGGTTTTCAATCAGCTTTAATAGTTCCAACAACTCTTCTTTCAGCTCAACATTATCGCTCTTTAGATGAGCGTTTCGCTGATTTGGGACTTCGCTATGCAAAACTAGATAGATTTGTAAGTACAAAAGATAAAAAGAATGTTATTAAAGGTCTGGCATCTGGGGAGATTGATGTTGTAGTTGGGACACACTCGCTGTTTGGTTTAACTTTTAAAAATTTGGGTGTAGTGATTATAGATGAAGAGCATAAGTTTGGAGTTAAACAAAAAGAAAAAATCAAAGAGATTTATCATAATGTGCATCTATTATCTATGAGTGCGACACCAATACCTCGCTCATTAAATCAAGCACTAAGCTCTATTAAAACGATGAGTCAGCTTTTAACTCCACCAAGTGAGCGACAAGGTGTGCGAACTTTTGTAAAAGAGTATAATGAAAAACTTATAAAAGAAGTTATACTCAGAGAGTTAAGACGCGGTGGACAGATTTTTTATGTTCATAACTCTATAGACCATATGCCTATAAAACTTGGTGAACTTAAGGCAATTTTACCAGATTTGAGAATCGTAATGTTGCACTCAAAAATCTCTGCCATTCAAACCGAAAAAGAGCTTTTAAAGTTTGAAGCTGGGGAGTATGACTTGATGATTGCCACTTCCATTATAGAATCAGGTATTCATATGCCAAAAGTAAATACTATGATTATAGATGGTGCAGATAGATTTGGGATTGCCGACCTTCATCAGCTTCGTGGTCGAGTAGGGCGTGGTCATGTTGAAGGCTTTGCCTATTTTATAGTCCAAGATAAACAAAACATTACAGATGAAGCAAAAAAAAGACTTTTAGCCTTGGAGTCAAACTCATTTTTGGGGAGTGGTTCAGTTTTAGCATATCACGATTTAGAGATTCGCGGTGGTGGAAACTTAGTAGGAGATGCTCAAAGTGGACACATAAAAAATATAGGGTATTCTCTTTATCTTAGAATGTTAGAAGATGCTATAAAACTACTTAGTAATACGATGGAGAGCGAGAGAGCAAAGGTTGATATAAAACTTAGTATTTCTGCATATATCTCTGATGAAGTAGTAAAAGAAGATAGACTTCGTTTAGATATATATAGAAGACTCTCTCAGTGTGAAGAATCTGTTGAAATTTATGAGATAGAAGAAGAAATAATAGATAGATTTGGAGAGTTAGACAATCCAACAAAACAATTTTTTGAACTAATGGTTATAAAACTTTTAAGTTTAGAGAAAAAGATAAAAAGCATTATGAACTATGGACAAAATATTACTATTTCATATACAAATAACTCAAAAGAGAGCATAAAATCAAATTCTAAAGATGATGATGACATCATAAAAGCAGTGCTTTTTTATCTTAGAAACAATAAACCAAAGGTGTTATAA
- a CDS encoding polymer-forming cytoskeletal protein: protein MNLSCNLYVDGEFEGIIHSKKEVNIGKNGHIKGDVTTKRLVVQGYIEGSVNAGRVEIKAAGRVNGTIESSELVIEAKGIFEGNSVVKGASPVPTPEALQVTQEPTLKQTSAK, encoded by the coding sequence ATGAATCTCTCTTGTAATTTATATGTAGATGGCGAATTTGAAGGTATAATTCACTCTAAAAAAGAGGTGAATATCGGAAAAAATGGTCACATAAAAGGTGATGTAACAACAAAAAGACTTGTAGTTCAAGGCTATATAGAAGGTAGCGTTAATGCTGGTAGAGTAGAGATTAAAGCTGCTGGACGAGTTAATGGAACGATAGAGTCTTCTGAACTTGTCATTGAGGCAAAAGGTATTTTTGAAGGAAATAGTGTTGTTAAAGGTGCATCTCCTGTTCCAACACCAGAAGCATTACAAGTTACACAAGAACCAACTCTAAAACAAACTTCAGCAAAATAA
- a CDS encoding M23 family metallopeptidase — MNDHFTITINDDNGVKQYNLHHIVKKAILYAVSFLGFIGLIAVGTILYLNYSVDEIEIKRQNTQNAYDRLKIKNDKLDKSIKDTQLALIAKKRELSAVSDSLSEIEILIGLSPVADMSLQQRVNLTKVNSQQMATLMQFIPSGSPINYRGVTSKFGYRTHPTLNRKEFHRGLDMRAKMNTPVYATADGIVEWAGTHKRSGFGKLVILQHNYGFRAYFGHLNKIVIKSGKFVKKGDLIAYTGNSGMSSGPHLHYELRFIQRAVNPFYFVKWNVKNYKEIFEKEKKIPWQSLITATAHIKVPNPTQTLPLSQLALQLKGR, encoded by the coding sequence ATGAATGATCATTTTACTATTACCATAAACGATGACAATGGTGTAAAACAGTATAACTTGCATCATATAGTAAAAAAAGCAATTCTTTATGCCGTTTCTTTTTTGGGTTTTATAGGCTTGATTGCAGTAGGAACTATTTTATATTTAAACTACTCAGTAGATGAGATAGAAATAAAACGCCAAAATACACAAAATGCTTATGATAGATTAAAAATTAAAAATGATAAACTTGATAAAAGTATTAAAGATACACAGCTAGCCTTAATCGCAAAAAAACGAGAATTGAGTGCGGTTTCTGACTCTTTGTCGGAGATTGAAATTTTGATTGGTCTTTCTCCAGTTGCAGATATGTCACTTCAGCAAAGAGTAAACTTAACAAAAGTAAACTCTCAACAGATGGCTACTTTGATGCAGTTCATACCAAGTGGTTCGCCAATTAACTATAGAGGGGTAACTAGCAAGTTTGGTTATAGAACACATCCTACTTTAAATAGAAAAGAGTTTCATCGTGGTTTAGATATGAGAGCGAAGATGAACACACCCGTTTATGCAACAGCAGATGGTATAGTAGAATGGGCAGGAACTCATAAAAGAAGTGGTTTTGGTAAGCTAGTTATCTTACAGCACAATTATGGTTTTAGAGCATACTTTGGTCATTTAAACAAGATTGTGATAAAATCAGGTAAATTTGTAAAAAAAGGCGATTTAATCGCATATACAGGTAATTCAGGCATGAGTAGCGGACCGCATTTACATTATGAACTAAGATTTATTCAACGCGCAGTAAATCCTTTTTATTTTGTAAAATGGAATGTAAAAAACTATAAAGAGATATTTGAAAAGGAGAAAAAAATACCATGGCAATCTTTAATAACGGCGACAGCACACATCAAGGTACCAAACCCGACACAAACACTACCATTATCACAGCTGGCTCTACAATTAAAGGGGAGATGA
- a CDS encoding bifunctional folylpolyglutamate synthase/dihydrofolate synthase, giving the protein MLLEDFLFTKPLYYERIDYTRMPRVYSRVKTFLNIPKIIHLVGTNGKGTTGRFLATALYALGFKTMHYTSPHILKFNERIWINGRDADDKLLQDAHLNLQNILTPSESNELSYFEYTTLLCLVAYQECEYLVMEAGLGGEYDATAVFDKILTLVTPISFDHEAFLGSSIKEIASTKLNSIQNNAILAKQIEEEVYEVATLIAKEKNLNIKNYNELLYDNDKEKINKIAKSLKLENYLIENLSLCISALNFLNIKYRESNFLNSKLFGRFTYVKENVIVDVGHNPLAAKAIKDALIPDKFILVYNSYKDKDYKKILQILKPIIKSVQIIAINEQRVASNEQLKKTLKDLEIQYCSFEEITQDEKYLVFGSFSVVEAFMNINKRA; this is encoded by the coding sequence ATGTTACTAGAAGATTTTTTATTCACTAAGCCTCTTTACTATGAAAGAATAGATTATACTCGAATGCCTAGAGTTTATAGTAGAGTTAAAACATTTTTAAATATTCCAAAAATCATACATCTTGTTGGAACAAACGGTAAGGGAACAACAGGGCGGTTTTTAGCTACTGCTTTATATGCATTGGGCTTTAAAACTATGCATTATACCTCTCCTCATATTTTAAAGTTTAATGAAAGGATTTGGATAAATGGAAGAGATGCTGATGATAAACTACTCCAAGATGCACATTTAAACTTACAAAATATTTTAACCCCATCTGAGTCAAATGAACTTTCGTACTTTGAATATACAACGCTACTTTGTTTAGTAGCTTATCAAGAGTGTGAATATCTTGTTATGGAAGCTGGTTTAGGTGGAGAATACGATGCAACTGCAGTTTTTGATAAGATTTTAACACTTGTTACACCTATCTCTTTTGACCATGAAGCTTTTTTAGGCTCAAGCATAAAAGAGATAGCATCAACAAAATTAAATTCCATACAAAACAATGCAATTTTGGCAAAACAAATAGAAGAAGAAGTTTATGAAGTTGCAACGCTTATAGCAAAAGAGAAAAATCTTAATATTAAAAATTATAATGAACTACTCTATGATAATGATAAAGAAAAAATAAACAAGATTGCAAAATCATTAAAACTTGAAAACTACTTGATAGAAAATTTATCACTTTGTATTAGTGCTTTGAATTTTTTAAACATAAAATACAGAGAAAGTAATTTTTTAAATTCTAAACTTTTTGGACGATTTACCTATGTTAAAGAGAATGTGATTGTTGATGTTGGACACAACCCTTTAGCTGCAAAAGCCATAAAAGATGCATTAATACCAGATAAATTTATTTTGGTATATAATAGCTACAAAGATAAAGATTATAAGAAAATACTCCAAATTTTAAAACCAATCATCAAAAGTGTGCAAATTATTGCTATAAATGAGCAAAGAGTGGCATCAAATGAGCAACTTAAAAAAACTTTAAAAGATTTAGAGATACAATATTGTTCATTTGAAGAAATAACACAAGATGAAAAGTATTTAGTATTTGGTTCTTTTAGTGTTGTAGAAGCATTTATGAATATAAACAAGAGAGCGTAG
- a CDS encoding diguanylate cyclase, which translates to MEVLHNEQASELAKQSIKLISSNPTTIELEQFRQHWVNFITTYDDNFLNKLSGFGKIDSSNLKKTIENLNTNISTSNESENSNELVRIASLLVSSFVPSIASSVNDKIAMLSQKIKSNPTLLDSVSIEEEVRMIISLRIALDKESVKEMVESIDGVLDKLSLRLIEMIERSDDSTIEIQKIKFDLENYNDDSSKNFKLSHKKLLGIATALEETTQTLSKDLKNHSTEVNALSVKVKKLEQELESAKQASKEDFLTKLYNKRALDEFMNVKEAEFTRYAHNFSVVMFDLDKFKDVNDNYGHEAGDAVLSAFAKILKKEARSVDIVGRFGGEEFMALLSETGTNGGVIFAEKVRKHVEKARFMYKGTRIRVTVSCGVSERKRTASLQNVITAADKNLFKAKKAGRNQVAYK; encoded by the coding sequence GTGGAAGTTTTACATAATGAACAAGCAAGTGAATTGGCAAAACAGAGTATTAAACTTATTAGCTCAAACCCTACAACAATAGAGCTTGAACAATTCAGACAACATTGGGTTAATTTTATAACAACATATGATGATAATTTTTTAAATAAACTGAGCGGTTTTGGAAAAATTGATAGTTCAAATTTAAAAAAGACTATTGAAAATTTAAATACAAATATTTCAACTTCAAATGAAAGTGAAAATAGTAATGAACTTGTAAGAATTGCTTCTCTTTTAGTTTCTTCTTTTGTGCCTTCAATAGCTTCAAGTGTAAATGATAAAATAGCAATGCTTAGTCAAAAAATAAAATCAAACCCAACTCTTTTAGATAGTGTAAGTATAGAAGAAGAGGTTAGAATGATTATATCTCTTAGAATAGCTCTTGACAAAGAGAGTGTAAAAGAGATGGTAGAGTCTATCGATGGGGTTTTAGATAAATTATCTCTAAGGCTAATAGAGATGATAGAGCGTTCTGATGATTCAACCATAGAAATTCAAAAGATTAAATTTGATTTAGAAAATTATAATGATGATAGCAGTAAGAATTTTAAACTCTCACATAAAAAACTTTTAGGAATAGCAACTGCCTTAGAAGAAACTACTCAAACCTTGAGTAAAGATTTGAAAAATCATAGCACTGAAGTAAATGCACTAAGTGTAAAAGTGAAAAAACTTGAACAAGAACTTGAAAGTGCTAAACAAGCTTCAAAAGAAGATTTTTTAACAAAACTTTACAACAAAAGAGCCTTAGATGAGTTTATGAATGTTAAGGAAGCAGAGTTTACAAGATATGCACATAATTTTAGTGTAGTAATGTTTGACTTAGATAAGTTTAAAGATGTAAATGATAACTATGGACATGAAGCAGGGGATGCTGTTCTTTCTGCTTTTGCAAAGATACTTAAAAAAGAAGCAAGAAGTGTAGATATTGTAGGTAGATTTGGTGGAGAAGAATTTATGGCACTTCTTAGTGAAACTGGGACAAATGGTGGCGTTATCTTTGCTGAGAAAGTAAGAAAACATGTAGAAAAAGCTCGTTTTATGTACAAGGGCACGAGAATTAGAGTAACGGTTAGTTGTGGAGTTAGTGAGAGAAAACGAACTGCTTCACTACAAAATGTTATAACTGCAGCAGATAAAAACTTATTTAAAGCAAAAAAAGCTGGTCGTAATCAGGTGGCATATAAGTAA
- the lptE gene encoding LPS assembly lipoprotein LptE produces the protein MKFLLTLLILISFASCGYKPSSKLSREVMGEKISTSIIISAQDPENTVIIKDAVDEAVIKVFHASLRKKSNSDTHLDLSIASPSYTPIVYDTDGFVIGYRMSVSLSIIRYHSGLNKKYTASGTYDFSVEKNAVVTDQQRFDAIRFSAAKAIRSFVAQVSAEGARAKK, from the coding sequence ATGAAATTTTTATTGACTCTTTTGATACTTATATCCTTTGCATCTTGTGGGTATAAACCAAGCTCAAAACTCTCTCGCGAGGTAATGGGAGAAAAGATAAGTACAAGTATTATTATTTCTGCTCAGGATCCTGAAAATACTGTAATAATTAAAGATGCAGTAGATGAAGCAGTTATAAAAGTATTTCATGCCTCTTTGCGTAAAAAGTCAAACTCTGATACTCACTTAGATTTAAGTATAGCTTCTCCATCATACACGCCTATTGTTTATGATACAGATGGTTTTGTTATTGGTTATAGAATGAGTGTAAGTTTGAGTATAATTAGGTATCATAGTGGTCTAAATAAAAAATATACTGCTTCTGGAACATATGATTTTTCAGTAGAAAAAAATGCGGTTGTAACAGATCAGCAAAGATTTGATGCAATTAGGTTTAGTGCCGCAAAAGCGATTCGTTCATTTGTTGCTCAAGTTTCGGCAGAAGGTGCAAGAGCAAAAAAGTAA
- the leuS gene encoding leucine--tRNA ligase yields the protein MEYNSQLIEKKWQNYWAEHKSFEPSEDFTKEKKYILSMFPFPSGRLHMGHVRNYSISDAFARFHRQLGKNVLHPIGFDSFGMPAENAAIKNNANPKTWTYDNIDYMKGEFKSLGFSFSKTRELATSDELYTKFEQGFIIDMFENGLLYREKGLLNWCPHDKTVLANEQVVDGCCWRCDTPIVKKDMNQYYFKITKYADELLDSLKKLDGGWPKQVLTMQENWIGKSNGLEFDLFFDENSLSILDNEFKSFDVFTTRPDTIYGVSYTALAPEHPIVNYMIDNNLLNHDGKGLDRIFQIRKMKDTSSIDRQKVKVGVPLGLDVIHPLTGKKVPVWIANFVLMDYGSGAVMAVPAHDDRDFDFAKKYNLEINAVINPKEGEHDFTTSAFTDAGVLFNSAEFDGLNSKKSQYNIIKYFEENKIGQKTTNYKLKDWGVSRQRYWGAPIPFVHCDSCGLVMEKKENLPIALPAHVEITGEGNPLDKHPTWKYCKCPKCGIDAIRETDTMDTFVESSWYFLRFCASEVNWEKEAFSKEQIKYWMGVDQYIGGIEHAILHLLYARFFTKVFRDLGYIDFDEPFDNLLTQGMVLKDGAKMSKSKGNTVDPDAIIQKYGADTARLFILFAAPPTQELEWNDNAVEGAYKFIKRFNDRSSNIVKTDTIPLIEHTTLSKDEKYARKKVYEALVRANEVYNEKYTFNTLIAGSMEAMNALNSQNNSDVWSEGFWILSSILEPIIPHVCWEISSENFSLNNLSSQKVLDEVFVEDSITLGVSINGKRRCEIEVAVDESKENIISLAKEKAGKWLEGKEIIKEIFVPKKLVNLVVKG from the coding sequence TTGGAATATAACTCACAACTTATAGAAAAAAAATGGCAAAATTATTGGGCAGAACATAAAAGTTTTGAGCCTAGTGAAGACTTTACAAAAGAGAAAAAATATATACTAAGTATGTTTCCCTTCCCAAGTGGAAGACTCCATATGGGACATGTTAGAAACTATTCTATAAGTGATGCTTTTGCGCGTTTTCATCGTCAACTTGGGAAAAATGTACTTCACCCTATAGGCTTTGATAGTTTTGGTATGCCAGCTGAAAATGCTGCTATTAAAAATAATGCAAATCCAAAAACTTGGACTTATGACAATATTGACTATATGAAAGGTGAGTTTAAATCACTAGGTTTTTCTTTTTCAAAAACAAGAGAACTTGCAACTAGTGATGAGCTTTATACTAAGTTTGAGCAAGGTTTTATTATCGATATGTTTGAGAATGGACTTTTATATCGTGAGAAAGGTTTACTAAATTGGTGTCCACATGATAAAACTGTTTTAGCAAATGAACAAGTTGTAGATGGATGTTGCTGGAGATGCGATACACCAATAGTCAAAAAAGATATGAATCAGTACTATTTTAAAATAACAAAGTATGCAGATGAACTTCTTGACTCGTTAAAAAAGCTAGATGGTGGTTGGCCAAAACAAGTTTTAACTATGCAAGAAAACTGGATAGGAAAATCAAATGGTTTAGAATTTGACCTATTCTTTGATGAGAATTCACTATCTATTTTGGATAATGAATTTAAAAGCTTTGATGTATTTACAACTCGTCCTGATACTATTTATGGTGTTTCATATACTGCACTTGCACCTGAACATCCAATAGTTAATTATATGATTGATAACAATCTTTTAAATCATGATGGAAAAGGGCTTGATAGAATTTTTCAAATTAGAAAAATGAAAGATACATCTTCTATTGATCGACAAAAAGTGAAAGTGGGCGTTCCTCTTGGACTTGATGTTATTCATCCCCTTACAGGTAAAAAAGTACCAGTTTGGATAGCTAACTTTGTTCTTATGGATTATGGTTCAGGAGCTGTTATGGCTGTTCCTGCCCATGATGATAGAGATTTTGATTTTGCAAAAAAATATAACTTAGAGATAAATGCCGTTATCAATCCTAAAGAGGGTGAACATGATTTTACAACATCTGCGTTTACAGATGCTGGAGTACTTTTTAACTCAGCTGAATTTGATGGACTTAATTCTAAAAAATCTCAATACAACATCATAAAGTATTTTGAAGAAAATAAAATAGGTCAAAAAACTACAAATTATAAACTAAAAGATTGGGGTGTTTCTCGTCAGAGATATTGGGGTGCTCCTATTCCTTTTGTTCATTGTGATTCTTGTGGTTTAGTGATGGAGAAAAAAGAAAATCTTCCTATTGCACTTCCAGCACATGTTGAGATAACAGGAGAAGGAAATCCTCTTGATAAGCATCCAACTTGGAAATATTGTAAATGTCCAAAATGTGGTATAGATGCTATAAGAGAAACAGATACGATGGATACTTTTGTTGAGTCTTCTTGGTACTTTTTGCGTTTTTGTGCGTCAGAGGTAAATTGGGAAAAAGAGGCATTTTCAAAAGAGCAGATAAAGTATTGGATGGGTGTTGACCAGTATATTGGTGGCATTGAACATGCTATCTTGCATCTACTCTATGCTAGATTTTTTACTAAAGTTTTTCGTGATTTAGGTTATATTGATTTTGATGAGCCGTTTGACAACTTATTAACTCAAGGTATGGTTTTAAAAGATGGTGCTAAGATGAGTAAGTCAAAAGGAAATACAGTTGACCCAGATGCTATCATACAAAAATATGGGGCTGATACTGCAAGACTTTTTATACTTTTTGCTGCTCCTCCAACGCAAGAGTTAGAGTGGAATGATAATGCTGTTGAGGGTGCTTACAAATTTATAAAACGATTTAACGATAGAAGTTCAAATATTGTTAAAACAGACACAATACCTTTAATCGAACATACTACGCTTAGTAAAGATGAAAAATATGCTAGAAAAAAAGTTTATGAAGCCTTAGTAAGAGCAAATGAAGTGTATAATGAAAAATATACTTTTAATACTTTAATAGCTGGGTCTATGGAAGCGATGAACGCACTTAACTCTCAAAATAATTCAGATGTATGGAGTGAAGGTTTTTGGATTTTAAGCTCGATTTTAGAGCCTATTATTCCACATGTTTGTTGGGAGATAAGCAGTGAAAATTTTTCTTTAAATAATTTAAGCTCTCAAAAAGTTTTAGATGAAGTTTTTGTTGAAGACTCGATTACTTTAGGTGTTTCAATAAACGGAAAAAGAAGATGTGAAATAGAGGTAGCGGTTGATGAGTCAAAAGAAAATATCATATCACTTGCTAAAGAAAAAGCCGGGAAATGGCTAGAAGGAAAAGAGATAATTAAAGAAATTTTTGTCCCTAAAAAGCTTGTAAACTTGGTTGTTAAAGGTTAA
- a CDS encoding DUF6394 family protein, with product MDWGKVIYVFFSLMSLTSIAGFLYEHSAVALFVAGSLNLVSTVLKIGVRNLLSAELLASSLVADLHLIPAFIYLEVIGNLEWAIALTIGALIANLFSVGLIYIESSKIHDEY from the coding sequence ATGGATTGGGGCAAAGTTATTTATGTGTTTTTCTCTTTAATGAGTTTAACATCAATCGCGGGATTTTTATATGAGCATAGTGCAGTTGCACTTTTTGTAGCAGGTAGTTTAAACTTAGTTTCAACGGTTTTAAAAATAGGTGTAAGAAATTTACTCTCAGCTGAACTTTTAGCATCATCTTTAGTTGCAGATTTACACTTAATTCCAGCATTTATATATTTGGAAGTTATTGGAAACTTAGAGTGGGCAATTGCTTTAACGATAGGGGCTTTAATAGCTAACCTATTTTCAGTAGGACTTATTTATATCGAGAGTTCAAAAATTCACGATGAGTATTAG